Within the Calonectris borealis unplaced genomic scaffold, bCalBor7.hap1.2 HAP1_SCAFFOLD_101, whole genome shotgun sequence genome, the region AGGAATTCTTGGACTGGAAGAATTGCcaggagaaaaatcctgaaatgatTTTGGTTTGACATTGTCGGGAAGGTGGCAGTATTGCCCCGTCTGAGTCATGTGGGCTTCATTACGTGGTGGGGAGGGTTGTGCATCCAGAAGAGATCAGCACATCCACGAAACCCATCTGGCACAAACATGTTTGaggtttaatattcttttatcaaattttgctattcaaatttttaaaaaaaattgcaacacagAGACAAATCAACCCCTGGAGTGGGATTTTGCACCTGTCTTTGTGTTTCCTGTGGATCATAACCCCAACAGCCCCACGCAACACGATGGCCAAGGGCCGGGCTACGCTGGGAGCAGCCGAGGACATTTTGTGCTGGAAAATAAGATGAACATGAGTTATTTCTCACCCCAAAATAGAGGAGGGCCATGGCATGGGGCTGAGTTCCCCCCCAAAAATAATACAGGAGGATACTGGGGGGAattatttccccctcctcccccccagaaAAAATGCAGGAGGGCCATGGGGGTggtattttccccccaaaaaaagggagtGGTAGCACAGGAAAAGAACCTAGAAAGGGaactgggaaagggaaagggaactaGTGGGGAAGGGAGCCCCTATGGGTAAGTGATTTGGCActctgtgcgtccagcgctgcaataaagaatacctgctttctaaaactccaaattgagtcttagagaatTTGTtaggaacttctttgtttcaaaacactcacacacacacacgtgcaccaCGGCTGTGCGCACGTGCACGGACAGACACActgcgtgggctccagcacaggcctcaagcatccagcccccgtCTGGATCCAGCATCTAGCCCCCGAactacagcccgggaaggggaaaaataaagactagtcCTCTGCTCTAGCCTGGGCAGACactctcacttgctcagagagctggggctgtcggcacgtggggggacaccaggaggaaggggtgggggcaCGCGGCATACACAAGTCGAGCTGCCACACATcttctttggtttattatgcttcctaaaggagctcttgggcttgcGGGTGGTCGTTGTGGCTTGCCGCCTTCCCGTGAACCTGTACTCGGTACATACAGGTGTActctgggtttccccagttgctctgcaCCTGGAATTTGATGTAGCGAAATGTCCTGGGAAGCTCCTTCTGTAAAGAAATGGGGGGAGCCATCATTACGCAGGTGGCAAGAGCCACGGCATATCGCCAGAGTCCCCTCTGCCCGCATTCCCTCTGCTGAGGACCAAGCAGCAGCCCTGACGAAGGAGGAAGCCAGGGCGACCAGACCCTCCTTTGCCAGGGCCACAGAGGAGCCCTCTGTGCCTAGAAGGCAAAGGCCTGGCCTCAGAGCCTTGCTGAGGGGAGCTGTGGAAACCGGAGGCGCTTTGCTGCCCGGGCTGACGCGGGTTGCAGGGagagtcccgctgaggggggaagATGTCTGCCGTCCTCCCTCCCGCCGTCTCCCCTGAGGGGGACCGTTtcccttcctggaccccttcccactgctgctttctctgcgctacccgaaggaaaaggaaagccctTGCAAAGGTGGGGCAGCTGCCTCggccagcagagcaaagccccgTTTGCTCTCCTCTTGCCGTCTTCCCCGCAGGAGCACAGAGCGTGGGAGAGCAGAGGGTGTCTGGGATGATCCTCCACACTCTTTTCTCCAAGGACTTGCAGACAACCCTGCCTTCTTCCCGGGCATCCTGCCACAGCTCTTGCAGTACCTGCACATGGAAAGTCTGAGCAATCTCCTTGTGCACCTCGTAGGTGAATGTCCCCAGGAGAGTTTCTGCCGTTGCCTCATCCACTCCCTGAAAGACGAGAGACAAAGGGAGCAGGTCAGGCTCCAGCAGGGTGTCAGAAAAAGGGCACGCCAAGGCCGAACCCGGGAacccttccccgcctccctcaGCTCTAGCGGTAGTCTAGCACAGGTTAGGGAGGCTCTGGGTCAGGGTGCTTCGAGCACGTGCTCCAGGATCCTTGGCCGTGAAGCAGACAAGCAGCCCCCAGAGGCACAGAACCCCACATGCCCCCAGTGGCCCCCCAGGGGATGaggtgctctgcagcagccagccccagacAGATGTCTGAGAGAAGCCGCCGTGAGAAGCACGTCTCTGGTACAGcttttccctggggctgggccccaCCCGATAAGCGCAAGGCAAAGACTTACGGAGACAGCAAAGTCTTTGGGGGCGCTGCTGACTTCCCCAGAAGGAGAGACTGCCTCGGAGATATGCCAAATGGTGAAAGCCCTTGGCCAGATTTGCTCAGGCAGCCGGATGACCACGTGACCCCGAGATCCTTGGAAAGCCCAGCAGTTGCCAGGGGCAATACGTGGCTGAAACCAGAAAGCCATAACCATCAGTGGCAAGACAGCCAAAGTTCACAGCAGCTGGGGGCAGCTCGGTCCCCCTCCTGATGGGAGGGCAGTGCTGTCAGGGGTCGCAGGGATCAGGAATGCAATGCAGACTGCAGGGCTGAGCGATACGACCGGGCTGAAGGGAAGTGCTGCGCACTTGGTCTGCCAACCCGAAAGCAAGGAGGTGACTCACAAGTCAGGAGTTCCCTTGTGATACCTGCAAGATTGTCTCTGGAGGATTTGCAGAAGAGAAGCCGAATGGAGAAGGCCACCAGGTCATCTTGCCTTGCCCACCGTAACTCTTGGATGTCCTCTCCTCATCAATGGCGGCACCTGACATGAAGGTGGCCAGAGATTAGGAGTTGAAGCAGTGCATTAGGATGTATTTCTCAGGCTTCAAGCAGAGCTTGGCAGGCTTTGGGGGAGTGCCATACACAAACCAAGGGCGAGACTTCCCGTCTGCATACCTATGGCTTCCAGAGCCCAGTCAGGCATCTGAAGGTAGTTTTCAAGCACCTTCTGAACTGCTGCCTCTGTCAACCGCAGAACTTCCTGGGAAAAAATTGGGGATGGAGAGATGGCAGTGAACACAAACACATGCATGGGCCATTCTGCATGAACACCGAGTCCTAGCACAGAGCCAAGGAGCGCCTCTGTGTCAGAAAACCCAAGGCAAGACCTGTCGGAAAAGGTGCCGACTTTGAGAGTGccaagaggaagcagcaggagggtgCCCGGAAAGGCAGCGAGGTCTCTGGTCTACCCCCAGCACCCttacctctctcttctcctcttggaCACCGTGGGCTTCGAGGACCTCTCTCACTGCCTGAAGTATGTTTCCCCTCGCAGCAGACACCTGAGCCACCGTCTCCTTGAGCTCCCGCTTCTTCTGCTCCAGCCAAGCCTGTGAGTTCCTGgaggcagagagaaagcaggtcttgtccagcagctgcccagcccctgcaggcAGGCTCCCAACGCTGTGCAGAGAAGGGTCCCCGTGGGCTTGTGTCACCCCCCGGCCCCTggcccctttccttcctctggttTACAAATGGCTCCCTTCCACTACTGCGGGTGGCAGACGGGGAAGGTCAGGGGCCCTGTTCGCGAGGTGAGCGAGTGCAGGTAGCACGAAGCCAGCTGAGATGGCTCCACAGAGTTCGTTCCTTGGCAAGAAAGCGCTCTTACCCCAGAGACTGCGGCTCTGCTTCAGGAAGCTGTGATGCCTCCTGCAAGATAAAGAGGGTGCGGGATGGACTCCTTAAGTAGCTTGTTTACTGCCAAAATTGACGCTTTGGAGAGACACTCCACTGGAGCAAGCATGAGGAGCACTGCCAGGGCTTCCCAAAGGACACTCCCCTaggcagagctggcagaattTCCAGCTGCTTCGAGTCACTTTGGAGAGACCCCGACCCGAAGGTTGGACTCTTTAACCAGCCACgtccagcagagcatctttcGGGTCTCCACCTGACCCCCCCCAGGCTCTCCGAGAGGTATGCAGGCAGCAAAAGCACCTTCTGCCAAAGTGCTCCACTCTTCAGCCTGCCACCCTGCAGAGGTCACTTGGGAAGACCCGTTTCTGTGTTGAACCCCACCCAGGCGCGAAGGAGATTGAAGGATGAACAGAAGTGCCCCGCCCAACCTCTGCCTCAGCGGTGGTGGGCATTTTTGACCAGGCACCCCATGTtcccaggagaggcaggagggcagagccaCGGCCTTTGCAGGCATTGGCTTTCCCACAGCAAGAGACACTTACCCGTAATGCTCCCTTTCCCCCGATCGTTGAGCCCGAGCAGTAGACAACAGCTGTGGGTCACATTGTCAAGAGATGGTTATTTTTCTCAGGAGCTGGTCCCCCTCTGAGAAGACCATTTTTGGTCAGGGATACTCACCCGACAGGacgggaagcagcaggaaaaggagcCTCAGGATGCTCCTGCCCTTCTGGTGGGTGTTGCGTCGTCTAAAAGAGAGGGAACACTGTTGTTACCAAAGCCCAAGGTTGGGACACATATTTGCCAGGGATCCGTTTAGGAGCTTGCTTGCTACCAGGTTCCTGTGCTCAGCACACCTGCAAGCCCGAGGGCCCAGGGGCCTTTGGGAAGGTCTGGCCCATTGCACACCAGCCCTGGGACACAAAGACCTCTGGCCTGACACAGGGGCAGCATCCTGGCCCCGCTCGGCTCTCCCCAGAGAAAGGCCAGGGCCGTGCCCCCGGCTGGAGTGCAGTAGTGCAGACAGCCCCCATGCTCtggggctgcctgctcctgctgggagggaaggcagaCAGCACACACGGCTTCTGGGCTGATCCCTCCTGGCTTTCTGGGCCCTCTTGCACCCACCTGCCCAACCTGGCTGGCATCTCCAcaaccccagcaccctggccagGCGGAGGGAAAAGCCTGCTCTCCTCTCGAGACCCAAGCACCTCTTCTCTAAGCATCCGCTAGCTGCTGAAAGCGCTCTGCTTCGCACTGCCGCACACCTCTCCAGCATGGAGTTTTATGGAGGGCAGCAGGTTATGACCTCACAAGAGCCGACTGGTGATGCCCATGATGACTTCAGAGGGGCTACCCACGAGGGGGTTGCTGTGCCACCTGTGAGGGAGAAACCCTGTGTCTTAGCCCCTGCCCACACCTGCAGCTCTGAGAGACAAGGGGCCCAGAAGCACCTGGGAGCACAGAGAGCAGCGTCTCCTTCAGCTGCCCCAGCAAGCTGCTGTGCCGTTACACACCTCCTCCTGTGCCAGGCAGTGGCatgccctgggctgtgggcaggagggtaGTTTTGTGAGAATTTGGAGAGTTTTAGCACTGAATTAGATCAGGGAATTGCTTTTTTGCACTCAGGCATTGCCAGCTGCTGATGGCAGTGAACTGCGGTGCTTCAGAACAGGCTGTAGTTCCACGTGGGTTAGTCCAGACGCAGTGTCGGTTTAAGCGCTCCCCACTGAAACCCCGTGTGCAGGTGCTGTGGACAAGCCCCGAGACCCGGGCTTGTCCCTCGGCCCCTCATCAGGCTCCTCAGCCACCTCCCGGGCGTGCGGCAGCCTGCAGTATTGAGCTGTGAgagtgctgggcacagccccccGGGGCGACTATCAAGGAGCTGGGCATGTGGGTACTgcacagacccctgtgggactcACCTAGGGGAGCGGGCACCCCACTGCTGCCCAGGCTCCCAGGGCTGGGATCAAGCAGCCTGGTGTGCAGGTCCCTTCAGGCTGGAGGACCACCCGATGCAGTCTCCCACCTCTACATAcacccagggctgctcaggccTGTGCGTTTTCACACGGTGCTAACAGCGATGACTCTGCGCATTGTGGAAATGCTCAGCAGCgaggctgtctctctctcttgagttgtgctgctgtcctggcctccctccctgcctccctgcctccctcctccctgtgctGGGGCCAGCCGCTGTCCCCCGGCCAGGAAGAGCTGCTGCAAGCACCCACAGCACTCCCCGGCGAGCCCAGGGATGTTCCTCAGCCCACGGCCATCTGGGCGCTGAGGGAatgtgctgctcctggcgagcagctgggtgggggctgctccaggtcatagaatcatagaatggtttgggttggaagggagcttttaaagatcatctggtccacccCCCTTGCCATGGATAGGGACGTCTTTCACTAGAGaagttgctcaaagacccatccaacctaacctggtaaaaagtctccctccctctttcttctaagtcctctttatatattgaaaggccccAGGAAGATCTACccagacccttctcttctccaggttgaacaaccccaactctctcagcctttcttcatagcagaggtgttccagccctcagatcatttttgtggccctcctctggacccgctccaatgGGTCCCTGTCTTTCCTGTGCCGAGGACCCCAGAGCTGCATGCACTACTCCAcgtggggtcccaccagagcagagcagaacgGGAAAATCCCCTCTCttcacctgctggccacgcttctttggatgcagcccagcacacagttggctttctgggctgcgagcgcacacggccggctcatgtctCATTTTTCGTCTACCaggatccccaagtccttctctgcagggccgCTCTCAATTCATTTTGGGTCATGTCCAATTTGCCCTTGTGAAGCCGTGTTGGCTGTCTGTAATCACCTTCCTGTCTTCAATATGTtttgacatgtcttccaggaggatgtgCTCCATGATCTTATCGGGCACAGAAGTggggtcaggcagagcagggggcacgtttgtctcagctctttccaGCCACCCTCTTTGAACGCCACCGTGGCACCTTGCACCGTGCTGGGTACAACACTCCCCGCTCAGaactggagtgaggggcccaggcATCTCTTTCAGCTCTACTGTAGGTCTCCCCAGTGGGCCCCAAAATCCCCCGCTACGCACCCCACcaagctaggaagaaaagaaatactgaaacgttTCATCCCAGAGAAGTCCAAAGCTGCCTAATGCCCTTGGACCactggcacagccccagcaccccgagcccccggggcaactcacctcagccaagaagtgctcttacgcctccttgacgccagctcctcctcctgcaggccaaggcacTGCAGGGACACGTGTTGGGGTGTGCGAGGAAGCCGAGGTATGGGGCTCAgaccccctcccctgtccctgctgagatcagtgcccccatgtcccccgggcacagtgcagacccttccctccccaaggccCACAGCGCGGTTTGTCTGTCCTACCAGccgcacagccaccatctcctgcaccaGTGACTTCTCTGTCTCGTCTGCCGGCACCACCTTCTCCGTGCTACGGACACCATGGGAttctaggctgtgagaagagacctcggCCGGCATGGCGACCCCCCGGGTGgccaacagggagccagggtgctgcccagcctctgctggggttggcaccaggcacctccagcatcccagcactgcacagacctACCCCAGGCCTGAGGGGGGCATGGAGGAGAGCCTGAGAGCTGCTCAGAGttgtgcagagctgcttccagaaGTCCCGAGTTGTTCAGAGGTCTTTTGAGCTGCttaagagaaggcaaagggctctccagagcaggctggagaagctggcaggagCCAGAAAATGTCTATGAGTGGCAGAGGTCTGCCCAAAGCTGCTCATCACTTCCCCACTCCTCTGCCCCAGGTTCCAATCAGGTTCCATCACCACTCACAAAGCTGTTGACTCTCGGAGGCGTTCCCGTCTCTCCAGGAGGCActggagcttgttcctgagcagctGGACAAGCAGAGGGCCCAGTCAAGAGTCCACGCCATGCCTGCTCtgagggggcttgcccccacaaacatgttgagcccccgtccctcctgtcccccttctaccttcttgacctcaacctgctcctgaacagcttctgccagctctgaccactgctgctgctcaaagcaagcgggacaaattgcagggagccatggtgggaaagggcatccccagtcagtccccagggcacggggaggaaaggccacggccagggcgacaggcacccaggtgtcctggggctagtgccattgcccggcagctctggccactccccgagggatttctggatgcgggTCGCAGACTTCGACCTGCTCCCGCACTGctgtgcctccctctgcctttccctgaaagaggtctgcctggcagagaagagggaacaggaacgtctccgagaggggcagggtggggaggaggaccctcattcacactggccaggctgcaatcccagaccacccagcaccccccctccagcccacgcCTGGCTTCCTGTTACACACTGCATCCCCTGACACACCAGTAAGGGTCATtcatcctgcccccttccccaaagccatattgctgtgcctgcagactcacatcagggtcccctctgcagcacagccaacagcctgggggatctccaggggcccaatccctccatcacGGATGCCATATCCCAGAGTAGGTGTCCTCCCCTGCCACACCACTGCCTGCGGCTGCTGGGGTGCatggacccagcactggcacccccctccctgaccctgtcAGGACAGGCCTCCTCCACTGAACCTTCTGTGCCTCCTCCAGGGTCGCGGCTGCCTCCCTACTTGCCACCTGCTAGCGCTCCTGCGGGAGACAAGGGGAAGAGGGGCAGCCATCAGGCACCAGCACACTCCCACGAGTGCACTCCTCTCGGCATTATCCCCTCTCAGCTTCCCTCGGGCACTGCCTTTGCCCATttgtcccctctccttcccagccctgcaggtaggtagagggacccccaggcccaactctggacgcggtccgcatctggacatggtcctgagcaactggctctcggtgaccctgcttgagcagaggcactggacaagacaagatgatctccagaggtcccttccaacctcaaccagcctgtgattctgtgaactcaccttggtgtgggccaccagcccctccagctgctggagctcctgatggttcttttccaaacaccacgccacgacacagttctgggaagaggagccgcacACAGGCACTAAGCCCCTGACAGAGCCCCAGGCGCCGCAACTGGGGGACATTGGCAGAGGAGGGGCACTGACCTCCATGCTGCGCTgctccatggttttctgcagctcctgcggcTTCTTCCCCTGCGTGGGGAAACGAGGGGTCAGGGGCTCAggtctcgcagccccagctcccggggacaaggggaacactccacgcctaccagacaccgcagcagctccttgtgcctttgtgacttGAACACTGAGCCAGGCGCTCCTGGAGCATGTAGAGGTCTTGCTTCACCGCTTCTGTTTGCATGGCTGCGCCTGTgcgtcaggagccagcagggtgtgaggggcACAGCCACAGGCTCTGTCAGGCACGGACGGTCACGGGGATGCTGCCCTATCCTCGCACACAATCGCACACCGACGTGCTCAGGGGAATGCACCCCCCGCACGTCTGTGCACAGGCATGCCaccctgctcacctgcagctgtgtccagcaccaCAGCTGCTGACACAGGAACAGCCGTAGACCCGCAGGCACAGTCACGCGCTGCCTTGCGCTCCCAAGCAGAGGGGCACCCAGGCGCTCTCCAGCACAGGACACTGCTGCGCCTCCCTCTGTATtgccctgaaagaggtctgcctgggaGAGAAGCAGGCCCAGCCAAAAGTCCATGCCATGCCTGCTCtgagggggcttgcccccacaaacatgttgagcccccgtccctcctgtcccccttccaccttcttgacctcaacctgctcctgaacagcttctgccagctctgaccactgctgctgctcaaagcaagcgggacaaattgcagggagccatggtgggaaagggcatccccagtcagtccccagggcacggggaggaaaggccacggccagggcgacaggcacccaggtgtcctggggctagtgccattgcccggcagctctggccactccccgagggatttctggatgcgggTCGCAGACTTCGATCTGCTCCCGCACTGCtctacctccctctgcctttccctgaaagaggtctgcctggcagagaagagggaacaggaacgtctccgagaggggcagggtggggaggaggaccctcattcacactggccaggctgcaatcccagactacccagcaccccccctccagcccacgcCTGGCTTCCTGTTACACACCGCATGCCCTGACACACAAGTGAGGGTCATTCATCCTGCCCCCTTCACCAAAGCCATACtactgtgcctgcagactcacatcagggacccttctgcagcacagccaccaccAAATGCTTCTGCAATGGCCCAATCCCTCCATTGTGGACCCAGACCCCTGGGTAAATGTTatgtgctcccctcctccccctgccctgcccctcccaccccagtAACACCCCTGCCTCCCTTTCGGTCATCTGAAAGTGCACCtgtgggacaggaggggaggaggagcagccaccAAGGCACCCGGGCGCTCCCATGAGCACACTCCCCTCCACATtatcccctcccggcccccctcaggcactgcctttgccctcacctcccccctcttacccagccctgcaggcaccagagggaggcagagggccCCCCACGCCCAACTCTGCACATGGCCCAACTCTGCACACGGCCCAACTCTGCACACACTCTCCACCCAACACCTCCAACCAGCACCACCAACCCCCAGCCACTCAACGAACCCATATGCAGTGCAGCAACCAATCAAGGGGCCCTGCCCTTCTGCTCTACCAATGAGCAAGCCGTTTCTGTTGCAAGGGGGTGGGGCCCGGTGGGAGCTCCCCGGGCTACGTGCCTGCTCGCCCGACACATTATGGCTCCTCACAGGCGGCCCCGCCCCATCGGGAGTGCTCCCTGACCCCGAAATGGCGGCAGTCACACCGGCCTCgccctctcctggctgccctcccCCACGCTCCCATCTGCAGCATTTGAGCACACAGACTGAAAGGGTGAGCGAGAAGgtatgagtgattaaagaattgaaactatgggcgaaataacttagtacattagttgcaacatttttgtaaggctcagcggaggaatcgcaacaacagttcctgataagaaccaggagtttgttcgaagccagttgaaaccaaccctgtgatttgggtaaaggccaaggaacaactgagtctgtgcaaagacgggggttattagcggtgacgaagaggaaccactaaccttcatccccacgacccccgacgaccaccaccaggaggcaatgcgcaagcatAGATAGGAGGgactcatggaaataacgtcttgaagcttattttaatacaaagcggggataggtcatgcatatgtataggcgtattatgtatatgcaacattttgctgtatatatttctggcaagtaccgtgttgaggcgcgcacgactttggtggggttaccccccgtgccgcccagcgctgaataaacatacctactttacaatctcacagattgtggagtctgttttccgcaagtcagttttggcgagccagccaggagatttctttgcttcactgcaggatcggctgaggagcggacgcccctgggcgcgccccgagcactttcctcggaggggactccactaccagccgctcaccctgggagtagataagaacctcctgagcccgcggaaaggaaaaggtatgttttaggagaggggcctgtaagtcgtacgcgtggccggggctgctggtaaatcgcgcagagacgtctggcgtgcagcatagtccccgtatggtaggagggtaccctgcacggtaatagggggatccgctgaccgatagagcggctgctagcgatcttgggagt harbors:
- the LOC142076739 gene encoding SUN domain-containing protein 3-like, translating into MLREEVLGSREESRLFPPPGQGAGVVEMPARLGRRRNTHQKGRSILRLLFLLLPVLSAVVYCSGSTIGGKGALREASQLPEAEPQSLGNSQAWLEQKKRELKETVAQVSAARGNILQAVREVLEAHGVQEEKREEVLRLTEAAVQKVLENYLQMPDWALEAIGAAIDEERTSKSYGGQGKMTWWPSPFGFSSANPPETILQPRIAPGNCWAFQGSRGHVVIRLPEQIWPRAFTIWHISEAVSPSGEVSSAPKDFAVSGVDEATAETLLGTFTYEVHKEIAQTFHVQKELPRTFRYIKFQVQSNWGNPEYTCMYRVQVHGKAASHNDHPQAQELL